The Trichosurus vulpecula isolate mTriVul1 chromosome 3, mTriVul1.pri, whole genome shotgun sequence genome includes a window with the following:
- the DMTN gene encoding dematin isoform X3, giving the protein MERLQKQPLTSPGSVSSSRDSSVPGSPSSIVAKMDNQVLGYKDLAAIPKDKAILDIERPDLMIYEPHFTYSLLDHVELPRSRERSLSPKSTSPPPSPEVVWPESRSPGTISQTPAPRTSGTPRSSLPHFHRPETTRAEFNIYKKPPIYKQREPVGTSPQSKHPIEDLIIESSKFPAAQPPDPNQPAKIETDYWPCPPSLAVVETEWRKRKASRRGAEEEEEEEEDDDSGEDIKALRERQREELSKVTSNLGKMILKEEMEKSLPIRRKTRSLPDRTPFHTSLHAGTSKSSSLPAYGRTTLSRLQSTEFSPSQSEAGSPGLQQIYPYEMLVVTNKGRSKLPPGVDRMRLERHLSAEDFSRVFAMSPEEFGKLALWKRNELKKKASLF; this is encoded by the exons ATGGAACGGCTGCAGAAG CAACCGCTCACCTCCCCTGGGAGCGTGAGCTCCTCTCGAGACTCCAGTGTGCCTGGCTCTCCCTCCAGCATTGTG GCCAAGATGGATAATCAGGTGCTGGGCTACAAGGACTTGGCGGCCATCCCCAAGGATAAGGCCATCCTGGACATTGAACGACCAGACTTGATGATCTATGAACCACACTTTACATACTCCCTCCTGGACCATGTGGAGCTGCCTCGAAgcagagag CGCTCTCTGTCACCCAAATCCACCTCTCCCCCACCATCCCCAGAG GTGGTATGGCCAGAAAGCAGGTCACCAGGGACCATATCTCAGACCCCTGCACCCAGGACTAGTGGGACCCCCCGGAGCAGCCTGCCTCATTTCCATCGACCTG AGACCACACGTGCAGAGTTTAACATTTACAAGAAACCCCCCATCTACAAGCAGAGAG AACCTGTGGGAACAAGTCCCCAGAGCAAGCACCCCATTGAGGACCTCATCATCGAGTCATCCAAATTCCCAGCAGCCCAGCCCCCAGACCCCAACCAGCCGGCTAAGATCGAAACTGACTACTGGCCATGTCCACCATCTCTGGCTGTTGTAG AGACAGAATGGAGGAAGCGGAAGGCATCACGGAGAGgagcagaagaggaggaggaggaggaggaagatgatgactCAGGGGAAGACATCAAGGCTCTAAGGGAGCGGCAGAGAGAGGAACTCAGTAAG GTCACCTCCAACTTGGGAAAGATGATCctgaaggaggagatggagaaatcCTTACCCATTCGTAGGAAAACCCGCTCCCTGCCTGACCGAACACCCTTCCATACTT CCTTGCATGCAGGAACatccaagtcttcctcactcccagcCTATGGCCGGACCACTCTCAGCCGG CTACAGTCCACAGAATTCAGTCCATCACAGAGTGAAGCAGGAAGTCCAG GCCTGCAG cAGATTTATCCCTATGAGATGTTGGTGGTGACCAACAAGGGACGTTCCAAGCTGCCTCCGGGTGTGGACAGGATGAGGCTTGAG AGACACCTATCAGCAGAAGACTTCTCAAGGGTATTTGCCATGTCTCCCGAGGAATTTGGCAAGCTGGCTCTATGGAAACGCAATGAACTCAAGAAGAAGGCCTCCCTCTTCTGA
- the DMTN gene encoding dematin isoform X1, which produces MERLQKQPLTSPGSVSSSRDSSVPGSPSSIVAKMDNQVLGYKDLAAIPKDKAILDIERPDLMIYEPHFTYSLLDHVELPRSRERSLSPKSTSPPPSPEVVWPESRSPGTISQTPAPRTSGTPRSSLPHFHRPETTRAEFNIYKKPPIYKQREPVGTSPQSKHPIEDLIIESSKFPAAQPPDPNQPAKIETDYWPCPPSLAVVETEWRKRKASRRGAEEEEEEEEDDDSGEDIKALRERQREELSKVTSNLGKMILKEEMEKSLPIRRKTRSLPDRTPFHTSLHAGTSKSSSLPAYGRTTLSRLQSTEFSPSQSEAGSPGLQNGEGQRGRMDRGNSLPCVLEQKQIYPYEMLVVTNKGRSKLPPGVDRMRLERHLSAEDFSRVFAMSPEEFGKLALWKRNELKKKASLF; this is translated from the exons ATGGAACGGCTGCAGAAG CAACCGCTCACCTCCCCTGGGAGCGTGAGCTCCTCTCGAGACTCCAGTGTGCCTGGCTCTCCCTCCAGCATTGTG GCCAAGATGGATAATCAGGTGCTGGGCTACAAGGACTTGGCGGCCATCCCCAAGGATAAGGCCATCCTGGACATTGAACGACCAGACTTGATGATCTATGAACCACACTTTACATACTCCCTCCTGGACCATGTGGAGCTGCCTCGAAgcagagag CGCTCTCTGTCACCCAAATCCACCTCTCCCCCACCATCCCCAGAG GTGGTATGGCCAGAAAGCAGGTCACCAGGGACCATATCTCAGACCCCTGCACCCAGGACTAGTGGGACCCCCCGGAGCAGCCTGCCTCATTTCCATCGACCTG AGACCACACGTGCAGAGTTTAACATTTACAAGAAACCCCCCATCTACAAGCAGAGAG AACCTGTGGGAACAAGTCCCCAGAGCAAGCACCCCATTGAGGACCTCATCATCGAGTCATCCAAATTCCCAGCAGCCCAGCCCCCAGACCCCAACCAGCCGGCTAAGATCGAAACTGACTACTGGCCATGTCCACCATCTCTGGCTGTTGTAG AGACAGAATGGAGGAAGCGGAAGGCATCACGGAGAGgagcagaagaggaggaggaggaggaggaagatgatgactCAGGGGAAGACATCAAGGCTCTAAGGGAGCGGCAGAGAGAGGAACTCAGTAAG GTCACCTCCAACTTGGGAAAGATGATCctgaaggaggagatggagaaatcCTTACCCATTCGTAGGAAAACCCGCTCCCTGCCTGACCGAACACCCTTCCATACTT CCTTGCATGCAGGAACatccaagtcttcctcactcccagcCTATGGCCGGACCACTCTCAGCCGG CTACAGTCCACAGAATTCAGTCCATCACAGAGTGAAGCAGGAAGTCCAGG CCTGCAGAATGGAGAGGGCCAGAGGGGGAGGATGGATCGGGGAAACTCCCTGCCTTGTGTGCTGGAGCAGAAG cAGATTTATCCCTATGAGATGTTGGTGGTGACCAACAAGGGACGTTCCAAGCTGCCTCCGGGTGTGGACAGGATGAGGCTTGAG AGACACCTATCAGCAGAAGACTTCTCAAGGGTATTTGCCATGTCTCCCGAGGAATTTGGCAAGCTGGCTCTATGGAAACGCAATGAACTCAAGAAGAAGGCCTCCCTCTTCTGA
- the DMTN gene encoding dematin isoform X5: MERLQKAKMDNQVLGYKDLAAIPKDKAILDIERPDLMIYEPHFTYSLLDHVELPRSRERSLSPKSTSPPPSPEVVWPESRSPGTISQTPAPRTSGTPRSSLPHFHRPETTRAEFNIYKKPPIYKQREPVGTSPQSKHPIEDLIIESSKFPAAQPPDPNQPAKIETDYWPCPPSLAVVETEWRKRKASRRGAEEEEEEEEDDDSGEDIKALRERQREELSKVTSNLGKMILKEEMEKSLPIRRKTRSLPDRTPFHTSLHAGTSKSSSLPAYGRTTLSRLQSTEFSPSQSEAGSPGLQNGEGQRGRMDRGNSLPCVLEQKQIYPYEMLVVTNKGRSKLPPGVDRMRLERHLSAEDFSRVFAMSPEEFGKLALWKRNELKKKASLF; the protein is encoded by the exons ATGGAACGGCTGCAGAAG GCCAAGATGGATAATCAGGTGCTGGGCTACAAGGACTTGGCGGCCATCCCCAAGGATAAGGCCATCCTGGACATTGAACGACCAGACTTGATGATCTATGAACCACACTTTACATACTCCCTCCTGGACCATGTGGAGCTGCCTCGAAgcagagag CGCTCTCTGTCACCCAAATCCACCTCTCCCCCACCATCCCCAGAG GTGGTATGGCCAGAAAGCAGGTCACCAGGGACCATATCTCAGACCCCTGCACCCAGGACTAGTGGGACCCCCCGGAGCAGCCTGCCTCATTTCCATCGACCTG AGACCACACGTGCAGAGTTTAACATTTACAAGAAACCCCCCATCTACAAGCAGAGAG AACCTGTGGGAACAAGTCCCCAGAGCAAGCACCCCATTGAGGACCTCATCATCGAGTCATCCAAATTCCCAGCAGCCCAGCCCCCAGACCCCAACCAGCCGGCTAAGATCGAAACTGACTACTGGCCATGTCCACCATCTCTGGCTGTTGTAG AGACAGAATGGAGGAAGCGGAAGGCATCACGGAGAGgagcagaagaggaggaggaggaggaggaagatgatgactCAGGGGAAGACATCAAGGCTCTAAGGGAGCGGCAGAGAGAGGAACTCAGTAAG GTCACCTCCAACTTGGGAAAGATGATCctgaaggaggagatggagaaatcCTTACCCATTCGTAGGAAAACCCGCTCCCTGCCTGACCGAACACCCTTCCATACTT CCTTGCATGCAGGAACatccaagtcttcctcactcccagcCTATGGCCGGACCACTCTCAGCCGG CTACAGTCCACAGAATTCAGTCCATCACAGAGTGAAGCAGGAAGTCCAGG CCTGCAGAATGGAGAGGGCCAGAGGGGGAGGATGGATCGGGGAAACTCCCTGCCTTGTGTGCTGGAGCAGAAG cAGATTTATCCCTATGAGATGTTGGTGGTGACCAACAAGGGACGTTCCAAGCTGCCTCCGGGTGTGGACAGGATGAGGCTTGAG AGACACCTATCAGCAGAAGACTTCTCAAGGGTATTTGCCATGTCTCCCGAGGAATTTGGCAAGCTGGCTCTATGGAAACGCAATGAACTCAAGAAGAAGGCCTCCCTCTTCTGA
- the DMTN gene encoding dematin isoform X2: MERLQKQPLTSPGSVSSSRDSSVPGSPSSIVAKMDNQVLGYKDLAAIPKDKAILDIERPDLMIYEPHFTYSLLDHVELPRSRERSLSPKSTSPPPSPEVVWPESRSPGTISQTPAPRTSGTPRSSLPHFHRPETTRAEFNIYKKPPIYKQREPVGTSPQSKHPIEDLIIESSKFPAAQPPDPNQPAKIETDYWPCPPSLAVVETEWRKRKASRRGAEEEEEEEEDDDSGEDIKALRERQREELSKVTSNLGKMILKEEMEKSLPIRRKTRSLPDRTPFHTSLHAGTSKSSSLPAYGRTTLSRLQSTEFSPSQSEAGSPGLQNGEGQRGRMDRGNSLPCVLEQKIYPYEMLVVTNKGRSKLPPGVDRMRLERHLSAEDFSRVFAMSPEEFGKLALWKRNELKKKASLF; encoded by the exons ATGGAACGGCTGCAGAAG CAACCGCTCACCTCCCCTGGGAGCGTGAGCTCCTCTCGAGACTCCAGTGTGCCTGGCTCTCCCTCCAGCATTGTG GCCAAGATGGATAATCAGGTGCTGGGCTACAAGGACTTGGCGGCCATCCCCAAGGATAAGGCCATCCTGGACATTGAACGACCAGACTTGATGATCTATGAACCACACTTTACATACTCCCTCCTGGACCATGTGGAGCTGCCTCGAAgcagagag CGCTCTCTGTCACCCAAATCCACCTCTCCCCCACCATCCCCAGAG GTGGTATGGCCAGAAAGCAGGTCACCAGGGACCATATCTCAGACCCCTGCACCCAGGACTAGTGGGACCCCCCGGAGCAGCCTGCCTCATTTCCATCGACCTG AGACCACACGTGCAGAGTTTAACATTTACAAGAAACCCCCCATCTACAAGCAGAGAG AACCTGTGGGAACAAGTCCCCAGAGCAAGCACCCCATTGAGGACCTCATCATCGAGTCATCCAAATTCCCAGCAGCCCAGCCCCCAGACCCCAACCAGCCGGCTAAGATCGAAACTGACTACTGGCCATGTCCACCATCTCTGGCTGTTGTAG AGACAGAATGGAGGAAGCGGAAGGCATCACGGAGAGgagcagaagaggaggaggaggaggaggaagatgatgactCAGGGGAAGACATCAAGGCTCTAAGGGAGCGGCAGAGAGAGGAACTCAGTAAG GTCACCTCCAACTTGGGAAAGATGATCctgaaggaggagatggagaaatcCTTACCCATTCGTAGGAAAACCCGCTCCCTGCCTGACCGAACACCCTTCCATACTT CCTTGCATGCAGGAACatccaagtcttcctcactcccagcCTATGGCCGGACCACTCTCAGCCGG CTACAGTCCACAGAATTCAGTCCATCACAGAGTGAAGCAGGAAGTCCAGG CCTGCAGAATGGAGAGGGCCAGAGGGGGAGGATGGATCGGGGAAACTCCCTGCCTTGTGTGCTGGAGCAGAAG ATTTATCCCTATGAGATGTTGGTGGTGACCAACAAGGGACGTTCCAAGCTGCCTCCGGGTGTGGACAGGATGAGGCTTGAG AGACACCTATCAGCAGAAGACTTCTCAAGGGTATTTGCCATGTCTCCCGAGGAATTTGGCAAGCTGGCTCTATGGAAACGCAATGAACTCAAGAAGAAGGCCTCCCTCTTCTGA
- the DMTN gene encoding dematin isoform X4, producing the protein MERLQKQPLTSPGSVSSSRDSSVPGSPSSIVAKMDNQVLGYKDLAAIPKDKAILDIERPDLMIYEPHFTYSLLDHVELPRSRERSLSPKSTSPPPSPEVVWPESRSPGTISQTPAPRTSGTPRSSLPHFHRPETTRAEFNIYKKPPIYKQREPVGTSPQSKHPIEDLIIESSKFPAAQPPDPNQPAKIETDYWPCPPSLAVVETEWRKRKASRRGAEEEEEEEEDDDSGEDIKALRERQREELSKVTSNLGKMILKEEMEKSLPIRRKTRSLPDRTPFHTSLHAGTSKSSSLPAYGRTTLSRLQSTEFSPSQSEAGSPGLQIYPYEMLVVTNKGRSKLPPGVDRMRLERHLSAEDFSRVFAMSPEEFGKLALWKRNELKKKASLF; encoded by the exons ATGGAACGGCTGCAGAAG CAACCGCTCACCTCCCCTGGGAGCGTGAGCTCCTCTCGAGACTCCAGTGTGCCTGGCTCTCCCTCCAGCATTGTG GCCAAGATGGATAATCAGGTGCTGGGCTACAAGGACTTGGCGGCCATCCCCAAGGATAAGGCCATCCTGGACATTGAACGACCAGACTTGATGATCTATGAACCACACTTTACATACTCCCTCCTGGACCATGTGGAGCTGCCTCGAAgcagagag CGCTCTCTGTCACCCAAATCCACCTCTCCCCCACCATCCCCAGAG GTGGTATGGCCAGAAAGCAGGTCACCAGGGACCATATCTCAGACCCCTGCACCCAGGACTAGTGGGACCCCCCGGAGCAGCCTGCCTCATTTCCATCGACCTG AGACCACACGTGCAGAGTTTAACATTTACAAGAAACCCCCCATCTACAAGCAGAGAG AACCTGTGGGAACAAGTCCCCAGAGCAAGCACCCCATTGAGGACCTCATCATCGAGTCATCCAAATTCCCAGCAGCCCAGCCCCCAGACCCCAACCAGCCGGCTAAGATCGAAACTGACTACTGGCCATGTCCACCATCTCTGGCTGTTGTAG AGACAGAATGGAGGAAGCGGAAGGCATCACGGAGAGgagcagaagaggaggaggaggaggaggaagatgatgactCAGGGGAAGACATCAAGGCTCTAAGGGAGCGGCAGAGAGAGGAACTCAGTAAG GTCACCTCCAACTTGGGAAAGATGATCctgaaggaggagatggagaaatcCTTACCCATTCGTAGGAAAACCCGCTCCCTGCCTGACCGAACACCCTTCCATACTT CCTTGCATGCAGGAACatccaagtcttcctcactcccagcCTATGGCCGGACCACTCTCAGCCGG CTACAGTCCACAGAATTCAGTCCATCACAGAGTGAAGCAGGAAGTCCAG GCCTGCAG ATTTATCCCTATGAGATGTTGGTGGTGACCAACAAGGGACGTTCCAAGCTGCCTCCGGGTGTGGACAGGATGAGGCTTGAG AGACACCTATCAGCAGAAGACTTCTCAAGGGTATTTGCCATGTCTCCCGAGGAATTTGGCAAGCTGGCTCTATGGAAACGCAATGAACTCAAGAAGAAGGCCTCCCTCTTCTGA